The nucleotide sequence GCTGGAGCGGTCTAAATCCCGGCGTTTCCGCCCCCGTGGGCGTTGCTGGTGCGGTAACTTCTCCGGCATGTTTGGCATCATTCGGCCCTGCCGTCATCGGCTCGGCGGCGAGCTCGCGGCCGCGTGGAGGGCCCAGTTGTGCGGGCTGTGCCTGGCGCTGCGCGACGACTACGGGCAAAGCGCGCGCATCGCCACCAACTACGACGGGCTCGTCGTCTCGGTGCTCGTCGAAGCCCAGCAGACCGCCCAACCCACCCGCCGCACCGCCGGGCCGTGTCCGCTGCGGGGCATGCGGCGCGCCGACGTGGCCACCGGCGAGTGTGTGCGGCTGGCCGCGGTGGTGTCGCTGGCGCTGGCCGCGGCGCGGGTGCGCGATCACGTCGACGACCGCGACGGCCTGATCGGAGCACCCGGCGTGCGCCCGGCCGCCCGTCGCATCGCCGAGCGGTGGCTGCACCAGGGCACCGACGCCGGCCACACCCTGGGCTTCGACACCGGGGTCCTGGTGGCCGCGATGGATCGGCAGGCCGACCTCGAGGCCGCGGCGGGCCCGGGCAGCTCGCTGCTGGCGGTGACCGAGCCCACCGAGACGGCGGTGGCCGAGGCGTTCGCGCACACCGCCGTGCTGGCCGGTCGCCCCGCCAACTCGGAGCCGCTGCGTGAGGTCGGTCGGCTGTTCGGGCGGGTCGCGCACCTGCTCGACGCCGTCGAGGACTACCGCGACGACGTGGCGCGCGGCAAGTGGAACCCGTTGGCCGCCACCGGAACTCCCGTCGCCGAGGTCCGCACGCTGTGCGACGATGCGGTGCTGGGCATCGAATTGGCCTTGGCCGACGTGGAATTCACCGACGGCCGGCTGCCGCAGCGGCTGCTGACCCGCGAGCTGCGGCGCGCGGTGTCGCGCACCTTTGCACACAGCGGAACCCCACACGGCCAGCAGGAGCCGATCAACTTCGGGCCCGGCGCCGACGTCCCGCAGGACGAGGGCGCGGATCCGGCCACGCAGGGGCGGCGACGCGGCGCCAGCTCGAGCTCCGTCTGCTGCTGCGATGGCTGTGATGGCTGCTGTGACTGCGATTGCTGCTGCGACTGCGACGACTGCTGCTGCGACTGCTCATAACGGCCGCCCGTACGGCACTATGGGCTGGTGTTTGGGCTTGAGGTCATCGTTGCGCTGGTCAGCACCGTCGTCTTGGGTACGGTCCTGGGCCGGCGCTATCGCGTGGGTCCCCCGGTTCTGCTCATCCTGCTCGGCTCGCTGCTGGGCCTGATCCCGGTCTTCGGCAATCTGCGGATCAACGGGGAGATCGTGCTGCTGCTGTTCCTGCCGGCAATCCTGTACTGGGAGAGCCTGAACACCAGCTTCCGCGAGATCCGCAAGAACCTGCGCGTCATCTTCATGTCCGCCATCGCCCTGGTGATCGTGACCGCGGTCGCGATCTCGTGGACCGCGCGCGCGATGGGGATGGAATCGCACGCGGCGGCCGTCCTCGGCGCCGTGCTGTCCCCCACCGACGCCGCCGCCGTGGCCGGCCTGGCGAAAAAACTGCCGCGCCGGGCGCTGACCGTGCTGCGCGGCGAGAGCATCATCAACGACGGCACCGCGCTGGTTTTGTTCGCCGTCACGGTCCACGTCGCCGTCGGTGGGGCCGAGGTCGGCCCGGCCGACTTGACCGTCCGGTTCGTCGTCTCCTACCTCGGTGGCATCGCCGCCGGGCTGCTGGTCGGGGGTGCGGTGAGCCTCTTGCGCCGCGGCATCGACGCGCCGCTCGAGGAAGGCGCGATGAGCCTGCTCACACCGTTCGCGGCGTTCCTGTTGGCCCAGGCCTTCGATTGCAGCGGGGTGGTCGCGGTCATGGTTTCGGCGCTCATGCTGGCCTACTTCGGGCCGGTGGTGATCGGGGCTCGCTCCCGGCTGCTGACCTTCGGGTTCTGGGACATCTCGACCTTCATGATCAACGGCGCGCTGTGGGTGTTCGTCGGGACACAGATCCCGGGCGCGCTGCACGGCGTCAACCACATCGACGGCGGCATTCGCCACGCGGTCCACCTGGCGCTGGCCGTCACCGCCGTCACCGTCGTGACCCGATTCGTCTGGGTGGAATTCAGCACCGTGTTGGGTCGCGCGGTGGACCGCAGCATGGGGCGGCCCAGCCGGGCCGTGAACTTTCGTCAGCGCTGCGTCACCAGCTGGGCCGGATTCCGCGGCGCGGTGTCGCTGGCCGCCGCGCTGGCCGTGCCGTTGACCACGCTCAGCGGCGCGCCTTTTCCGGAGCGCAGCCTGCTCATCTTCGTCGTGGTCGTCGTCATTCTGGTGACCGTGATCGTGCAAGGGATCTCGCTGCCCGCGGTCGTGCGCTGGGCCAACATGCCGGAGGACGTGGCGCGCTGCAACGAACTGCAACTGGCCCGCAGCATCGGCGCCGAAGCCGCGCTGGAGGCGCTACCGGTGGTGGCCGGCGAACTCGGCGTCGGCCCGACGCTGCTGGGTCGTCTGCAAAAGGAATACCAAGAGCACGCCGCGGTGGTGATGGCCAACGACGACGATCCGAAGGCGCACGATCTGGTCGAGCGCAACGAATTGGTGCGACAGGTGCGCCTTGGCGTGCTGGCGCATCAACGGCGGGCCGTCACGACGCTTCGAAACCAAAACCGCATCGACGACATCGTGCTGCGCGAGTTGCAGAACGAGCTCGACTTGATCGAAGTGCAGTTGCTCAACTCTTCCGACAACCCACAGTGATGTGGGGAGTTCATAGACAATTCAGGCAATCGTCGGCGTCATATCGTTGACCGTCCACAAGCGCCGGATGTTCTCACCTTATGCGTGTTGTTCAGGTCGCCAATTTCTATGGCCCGCGCTCCGGCGGCCTACGCACCGCGGTCGACCGGCTCGGCGCCGAGTACTGCGCGGCCGGCCACGAAGTCTTTCTCATCGTCCCGGGTTCACACGCCGACCGTCGCCGCCTGCCCACCGGTGTCGTGCGGATCACCCTGCCCGCCAGACTGATTCCGTTCACCGGTGGCTACCGCGCGGTGATGCCGGCACCGGTGCGCGCGCTCTTGGCCGCGCTGCAACCCGATGCGCTGGAGGTCTCGGACCGGCTCACCCTGAGGTCGCTGGGCCGTTGGGGCCGCGAACACGGCGCACGGACGGTGATGATTTCGCACGAACGCCTGGATCGCCTTGCGGGCCAAGTGCTTCCGCCGCGCACGGCGCGGAGCCTCGCCGACTTCGCTAACGCGCGCACGGCCGCAGAATATGACACCGTGGTCTGCACCACCGGATTCGCGCGCGAAGAATTCGACCGGATCGGCGCCACCAATGTCGTCACCGTTCCGCTCGGCGTGGACCTGCAAACCTTCCATCCCCGTCGCCACTCTCCCGCGGTGCGGCGCCAATGGGCCACACCCGCACAGCTTCTGCTGGTGCACTGCGGCCGGCTATCGGTCGAAAAGCGCGCCGACCGCAGCATCGACGCGCTGGCCGCGCTGTGCGACCTCGGCGTCGACGCCCGCCTGGTCGTCGCCGGCGAGGGGCCGCTGCGGGCCAGGCTGCAACGCCAGGCCGCCCGGTTGCCGGTCGACTTCACCGGCTTCATCGCCGACCGGCACACCGTCGCCGGGCTATTGGCCTCCGCCGACGTCACGCTGGCGCCGGGACC is from Mycobacterium conspicuum and encodes:
- a CDS encoding glycosyltransferase, translating into MRVVQVANFYGPRSGGLRTAVDRLGAEYCAAGHEVFLIVPGSHADRRRLPTGVVRITLPARLIPFTGGYRAVMPAPVRALLAALQPDALEVSDRLTLRSLGRWGREHGARTVMISHERLDRLAGQVLPPRTARSLADFANARTAAEYDTVVCTTGFAREEFDRIGATNVVTVPLGVDLQTFHPRRHSPAVRRQWATPAQLLLVHCGRLSVEKRADRSIDALAALCDLGVDARLVVAGEGPLRARLQRQAARLPVDFTGFIADRHTVAGLLASADVTLAPGPHETFGLAALESLACGTPAVVSRTSALGEIVTPDSGALADNDPEAIARAVGTIISRPEYDRRFCARRRAEMFTWRQAGAGMLTTLA
- a CDS encoding Na+/H+ antiporter; translated protein: MFGLEVIVALVSTVVLGTVLGRRYRVGPPVLLILLGSLLGLIPVFGNLRINGEIVLLLFLPAILYWESLNTSFREIRKNLRVIFMSAIALVIVTAVAISWTARAMGMESHAAAVLGAVLSPTDAAAVAGLAKKLPRRALTVLRGESIINDGTALVLFAVTVHVAVGGAEVGPADLTVRFVVSYLGGIAAGLLVGGAVSLLRRGIDAPLEEGAMSLLTPFAAFLLAQAFDCSGVVAVMVSALMLAYFGPVVIGARSRLLTFGFWDISTFMINGALWVFVGTQIPGALHGVNHIDGGIRHAVHLALAVTAVTVVTRFVWVEFSTVLGRAVDRSMGRPSRAVNFRQRCVTSWAGFRGAVSLAAALAVPLTTLSGAPFPERSLLIFVVVVVILVTVIVQGISLPAVVRWANMPEDVARCNELQLARSIGAEAALEALPVVAGELGVGPTLLGRLQKEYQEHAAVVMANDDDPKAHDLVERNELVRQVRLGVLAHQRRAVTTLRNQNRIDDIVLRELQNELDLIEVQLLNSSDNPQ
- a CDS encoding DUF5685 family protein, whose translation is MFGIIRPCRHRLGGELAAAWRAQLCGLCLALRDDYGQSARIATNYDGLVVSVLVEAQQTAQPTRRTAGPCPLRGMRRADVATGECVRLAAVVSLALAAARVRDHVDDRDGLIGAPGVRPAARRIAERWLHQGTDAGHTLGFDTGVLVAAMDRQADLEAAAGPGSSLLAVTEPTETAVAEAFAHTAVLAGRPANSEPLREVGRLFGRVAHLLDAVEDYRDDVARGKWNPLAATGTPVAEVRTLCDDAVLGIELALADVEFTDGRLPQRLLTRELRRAVSRTFAHSGTPHGQQEPINFGPGADVPQDEGADPATQGRRRGASSSSVCCCDGCDGCCDCDCCCDCDDCCCDCS